A window of Microcystis aeruginosa FD4 contains these coding sequences:
- a CDS encoding winged helix-turn-helix transcriptional regulator: MSLNFYNNNSDSCPAEAILKAISVRWKLLILISLFEGVKRFGQLQKELEGISQKVLTQQLRELDLDGLIHRKVYPEIPPKVEYSLTAFGETLKPLILQMHQLGIEKNTRL, encoded by the coding sequence ATGTCCTTAAACTTTTATAATAATAATTCTGATTCATGTCCAGCTGAGGCTATTTTAAAAGCAATTAGTGTACGGTGGAAACTCTTAATCTTAATCTCGTTATTTGAGGGAGTTAAACGTTTTGGACAACTGCAAAAAGAATTAGAGGGAATTAGTCAAAAAGTTCTCACCCAACAACTGAGGGAATTAGACTTAGATGGACTGATTCACCGAAAAGTTTATCCAGAAATTCCTCCCAAAGTTGAATATTCTTTAACCGCTTTCGGAGAAACACTGAAACCGCTTATTCTGCAAATGCACCAATTAGGAATTGAGAAAAATACCAGACTTTAA
- a CDS encoding Uma2 family endonuclease, which produces MVIVQDELQEIIFPKSDLLSDEPPMETELHLRQLMLLIQSLELLWKDRQDFYAFGNLTIYYSPNQRKSEYFRGPDFFVVLGVERKPRKSWVVWEEDGKYPHVIIEILSDSTAETDRGLKKEIYQEIFRTPNYFWFDPTSLEFKGFQLMAGQYEEIAANEQGWLWSQQLELFLGIHDRQLRFFTPQGKLVPTPEELAEKMAQKLQDLGIDWRDLA; this is translated from the coding sequence ATGGTTATTGTTCAAGACGAGTTACAGGAAATTATCTTTCCCAAAAGTGATTTACTGAGTGATGAACCCCCGATGGAAACAGAATTACATCTGCGTCAATTGATGCTTTTGATCCAATCGCTAGAGTTATTATGGAAAGATCGCCAAGATTTTTATGCCTTTGGTAATTTAACCATTTATTACAGTCCCAATCAACGAAAATCAGAATATTTCAGGGGTCCTGATTTTTTTGTGGTTTTGGGAGTGGAAAGGAAACCCCGTAAAAGTTGGGTAGTGTGGGAAGAAGATGGCAAATATCCCCATGTAATCATTGAGATTTTGTCTGATTCAACGGCAGAAACGGATAGAGGCTTAAAAAAAGAGATTTATCAGGAGATTTTCCGCACACCTAACTATTTTTGGTTTGATCCCACCAGTTTAGAGTTTAAAGGGTTTCAGTTAATGGCCGGCCAATACGAAGAAATTGCAGCGAATGAACAGGGATGGTTATGGAGTCAACAGTTAGAATTATTTTTAGGGATTCATGACCGTCAATTACGCTTTTTTACCCCTCAAGGTAAACTTGTTCCCACTCCTGAAGAATTAGCAGAAAAGATGGCTCAGAAATTGCAAGATTTAGGGATAGATTGGCGAGACTTGGCTTAA
- a CDS encoding PEP-CTERM sorting domain-containing protein (PEP-CTERM proteins occur, often in large numbers, in the proteomes of bacteria that also encode an exosortase, a predicted intramembrane cysteine proteinase. The presence of a PEP-CTERM domain at a protein's C-terminus predicts cleavage within the sorting domain, followed by covalent anchoring to some some component of the (usually Gram-negative) cell surface. Many PEP-CTERM proteins exhibit an unusual sequence composition that includes large numbers of potential glycosylation sites. Expression of one such protein has been shown restore the ability of a bacterium to form floc, a type of biofilm.) codes for MLHKLFSLLVPLSGLPLILDKDGDFVNGTDTIVLRTQPVPVPGGTTPIIIDDLSLVSISPVSIGGSSFDVFAGLDPTQTSTGEMTINHDVIPVTGRNGIWSSTFDLHATAVIVPTGTSNSSTARFVPNLIAQYRGVSCDFNSLPLSTPCTISFHKPGFVATNDPWSHTPEPNTFVGPDASNFFLVGDQPTFHETPDGSTHTVDPPRVPEPSTVLGLIAVGLSSIVGFKGKKEPK; via the coding sequence ATGCTACATAAGCTTTTCAGCTTGCTTGTCCCCCTGTCAGGACTTCCTCTGATTCTAGATAAAGATGGGGATTTTGTTAACGGGACTGATACTATCGTGTTGCGAACGCAGCCTGTGCCGGTTCCAGGTGGAACAACTCCTATTATCATCGATGATTTATCTTTAGTTAGTATCAGTCCTGTAAGTATTGGGGGATCATCTTTTGACGTTTTTGCTGGACTTGATCCTACTCAAACATCAACAGGGGAGATGACAATCAATCATGATGTGATTCCTGTTACGGGACGCAACGGTATATGGAGTTCTACTTTTGATCTTCATGCTACAGCAGTCATTGTACCCACAGGTACATCAAATTCATCAACTGCAAGATTTGTTCCCAATTTAATTGCTCAATATCGGGGAGTTAGCTGTGATTTCAATAGTCTTCCTCTTAGCACTCCATGTACCATTAGTTTTCACAAACCAGGTTTTGTGGCAACAAACGATCCTTGGAGTCACACACCTGAGCCAAATACCTTTGTGGGTCCCGATGCAAGCAACTTTTTCCTCGTTGGAGATCAACCCACGTTCCACGAAACACCAGATGGCTCCACGCACACAGTTGATCCACCACGGGTGCCCGAACCTTCAACTGTATTAGGCTTAATTGCGGTAGGTTTAAGCTCAATAGTCGGATTTAAAGGCAAAAAAGAGCCAAAATAA